The Polaribacter sp. KT25b genome contains the following window.
TTTAGCTGCAAATTGGGGAGAAAAATGGGGTATTGGTGATGTAGAAAAAGATAATGGTGTTTTGATTGTTTTGGCAAAAGATGATAGAAAAATAACCATTTCTACTGGTAAAGGTGTAGAACATTTACTAACTGATTTTCAATCTAAAAGAATTATTGATAGAGTTATAACGCCAGAATTTAGAAAAGGTGATTATTATACAGGTTTATATTTAGGTGCAGATTATATTTTTAGAACTTTAAATGGTGAATTTAAAGGTTCTCGTCAAGAAGAATCCGAAGGTTCAGATTCAGGAGTTATCGTGTTTATTTTAATTATAATTATCTTTTTTATTTTAATTTCTAGAGGTAATAAAAATAATAGAGGTGGAGGTAGAAATAACAGAACGGGTTCTTTATCTGAAACTATTTTTGACACGATTCTTCTAAGTAGTTTAGGTAGAAGTGGTGGTGGTTTTGGAGGTGGCTTTGGCGGTTCTTCTGGAGGAAGTAGTAGTGGCGGTTTTGGTGGCGGCGGTTTCGGCGGTGGCTTTGGTGGCGGAAGTTTTGGTGGTGGAGGAGCATCTGGAGGTTGGTAAATGATGTAATTTATTTACCTAAATTCGTATTATATTTTCTGTAAAAACAGAAATTTATCTTATCAATTATAATGAAAAAAATACTTACTTTTTTTACTTTACTATTATTTATGAGTTGTCAAAATTATGGACAACTTAACTTACTTGCAGATTTGTCAAATGAATTAAATGAAGTTTCAGGAAATGAAGTTTTAAATAATTCTTCGCTTATTTGGATGATAAATGACGGGGGAAATAAATCAAAATTATATGCTGTTTCTAAAAAAGGAAAAATAAAAAAAGAAATTAATATTAAATCTAAAAATACAGATTGGGAAGACTTAACTTCTGATAAAAAGGGCAATATTTATATTGGTAATTTTGGTAATAATACAAGCAGCAGAAAGAATTTAAGAATTTTAAAAATTGATAAAAAGTATTTAAGAAAGAAAAACGCTAAGGTAAAAGAAATTGAATTTGAGTATGAAGATCAGGATAAATTTCCGCCCAAAAAGAAAGAATTATTTTTTGATGCAGAGGCTTTTTTTTACTTTAATAAAAACTTTTACATTTTTACAAAAAGCAGAGTGGAGGGCGAATATGGAAAAACGTCATTATATAAATTTCCTGCAAAAAAAGGTAAACAAACCGCTAGATTAATTGGCAAATTTAATAACGGTAATGATTTAGAATGTTGGATTACTTCTGCAGATATTTCTTCTGATGGAACAAAAGTGGTGCTTTTATCTCAAAAAAATATACTTGTCTTTACTGATTTTAAAGATGATAATTTTTTGTCAGGAAAAGTTAAGAAGATTGAGTTAGAACATCAAACTCAAAAAGAAGGAATCTGCTTTAAAGACAATAATACATTGCTAATTACTGATGAAAAAGCTCATGGAGAAGGTGGTAATTTATATGAACTAAAAATTGATGTACAAAATTAGATAACATCATTAAAATGAAAAAAGAAGCTCAAAAAACTGGTGAAATAGATGATTATTTGCAAAATCATTACATACACAGAAGTAATTGGTTAAGAGCCGCAGTTCTTGGTGCTAATGATGGTATTTTATCAACAGCAAGTTTGGCAATTGGTGTTGCAGCTGCAAGTGATTTTAGAGAACCTATTGTTTTAGCAACTTTAGCAGGATTAGTTGCTGGAGCTTTATCTATGGCGGCTGGCGAATATGTGTCTGTAAGTTCACAAACTGATGTTGAAAATGCAGATATAGAAAGAGAAAGAATTGAATTGGAAGAAATGCCAGAATTAGAAATGCAATACTTGGCAGATATTTACGAAAAAAGAGGCCTTAAAAAAGAGACTGCTTTACTTGTTGCAAAAGAATTTACAGAAAATGATGCTTTAGCCGCGCATGTTAGAGATGAATTAGGAATAAATGAAATTAATCAAGCAAACCCAATTCAGGCTGCATTTGCATCTGGAGCTGCATTTACAATTGGCGGATTACTTCCATTTTTAGTAACACTTTTTCTGCCATTAGAGTATTTAGAATATTCAATTTATGGTTTTGCTATTATTTTTTTAATTATTTTAGGAGCTTTAGCCGCTAAAGCTGGTGGTTCTAAAATAGGAATAGCAGTTTTAAGAATTACTTTTTGGGGAACGGTTGCAATGGGTATAACAGCTTTAGTAGGCCATCTTTTTAATGTAAATGTGGTTTAAAACTATAATAATAAAAAATTTAAACTATAAATTTAAATAGTAAAAGCGCCCAGCCAGTAACTAAAAATAAACCACCTAAAGGTGTAATTGGTCCTAAAATTTTTATTTTTTTATTTTTTGCTGATGAAATTACCAAACCATAAATAGAGAAAGAAAATAAAAGTATTCCTATTACA
Protein-coding sequences here:
- a CDS encoding VIT family protein, whose translation is MKKEAQKTGEIDDYLQNHYIHRSNWLRAAVLGANDGILSTASLAIGVAAASDFREPIVLATLAGLVAGALSMAAGEYVSVSSQTDVENADIERERIELEEMPELEMQYLADIYEKRGLKKETALLVAKEFTENDALAAHVRDELGINEINQANPIQAAFASGAAFTIGGLLPFLVTLFLPLEYLEYSIYGFAIIFLIILGALAAKAGGSKIGIAVLRITFWGTVAMGITALVGHLFNVNVV
- a CDS encoding YgcG family protein; the encoded protein is MKKVFSSQFLVISKKVLLIFTFLISQITFSQGFEIPEKPKFQTSVYDYIDLLSVSQKQNLEGKLVRYSDSTSTQIVVAIISSTEGENINYLAANWGEKWGIGDVEKDNGVLIVLAKDDRKITISTGKGVEHLLTDFQSKRIIDRVITPEFRKGDYYTGLYLGADYIFRTLNGEFKGSRQEESEGSDSGVIVFILIIIIFFILISRGNKNNRGGGRNNRTGSLSETIFDTILLSSLGRSGGGFGGGFGGSSGGSSSGGFGGGGFGGGFGGGSFGGGGASGGW